The Streptomyces kanamyceticus DNA segment GACCTGAAGGTCGAGGGCGAGCGCACGAACCCGCCCATCAAGAAGAACAGCCCGATGATCCTCTCGGACATGAAGGGCAAGCTGAAGCTGACCGCGGCGGGCGACATCACGCTCACCCCTGATGCGTACAACATCAACGTCAGCAAGCCGATCTCGACCGACACCAAGTGCGCGCCCAAGGAGCAGGTGCAGGCGGGCGCGACCATCAAGGTGACGGCGGGCGGCGGCAGTTCGGGCGGTACGTCGGGCGGCACCAATGGCGGCACCAATGGCGGCGCCAACGGTGGCACCAACGGTGGCAACAGCACTGGCGGCAGTAACGGCGGTACGACCGGTGGCGGCGACGGGCAGACCGACTTCCCCGGCAAGGAGGTCCAGACCCCGTACAAGTGCAAGACGCCCATCGGCGACAAGGAAGCCACCTCGCCCGTCCAGATCAACGCCAAGAAGGCCGGCGGTGACTACGGCCTGACGGTGCAGTTCAAGAAGGCCGTGATGGACAGCCCCGCCGACATCCCCGCGGACTCCGTGAAGCCGTCGATGGAGGTCAAGCTGGGCGGCGCGGACAAGGGCACGGTGCATGTCGAGGGCCCGACCAACAAGCAGCCCATCAAGTCCGGCGACCCGATGACGATCCCCGACCTGACCGGCACGTACAAGCCGGGGGCGGACGGGAAGTCGACGCTGTCACCGGGCGTCCTGACGGTCAAGGCGCTCGGCACGACGACGACGTGCACGCCCGTCAAGAGTGAGGTCTCCCTGGAGATCGACACGGCGGCCCAGCCGGGCGGCGCGGCCGGTGGCTCCGGCTCGACCGGCGGTACGGCGGGTGGCTCCTCCGCCACGGGTGGCTCTGCCAGTGGGGGCGGTCTGGCCGACACCGGCGCGGAGTCCAACGGGACGCTGCAGGCGCTCGGCCTGGTCGCAGGCACGGTGATCCTTCTGGGCGGAGCGGTCTTCACGTTCCTGCCCCGCCGCAGGGGCGGCTTGCGCTGAGGTAGCCCCGTAAGGGGCGCGGGACTGTGACATTTGCGGCTCCGCCGCGTGGGCGCGAGCAACCAAAAACAAAGCCGCACCCGCCGTGGAACCGCCGAAGGCAGACGCGTCTGCGGGCCGTCGACGGCTGGCCGCGCAGTTCCCCGCGCCCCTTAAAAGCGCCCCCGGAGCCAGTGCAGAACGTCCCGCGCCATGCCAGGTTCCTTCAACAGCGGAGCGCCATGCGCGGAGCCACCCACCGTGCGTACGGTCACGTCCCGCAGACCCGCACGGCGCTGCGCCGTGGCAAGTTCGACGGAGTGGACGACAGGGACGAAGTCGCCCGTCGAGTGGACGAGGAAGAGAGGGGCATCGTCCGGCCCCGAGGCATGGGAGACCGCGGCGAGGTCCCCCCACCGCTCCCAGCAACGCGCCCCGGCGCGATCCGGCACGCACCCGGCAAGCCGCTCCGCGGCCCCGCGCAGCTCCCGCCGCTCGGGCGAGGCACCCCGCTCCGCCCCGGCCAGCCACGCACGGTAGGGCGAGGCCACGGGGGAGAGGGCGACGACGCCCCGCACCCGTGAGAGGCCCGACCCGTAGGTGCCCGCCTGGAGGGCGAGCTGGCCCCCGGCCGAGGAGCCGAGCACGAGCGGTCGGGCGCCGTTCTCCCTGCGGCCGACCCAGCGCAGCGCCGCGAGCACGTCGTCGCGCTGCGCGGGCCAGACGGCGTCCGACGTCAGCCGGTAGTCGGTGTCGTACACGGTGAACCCCCGCGCCGCGAACCACCGGGCCCAGCCGCTCCAGTCGGTGTCCTTGGACCAGTAGCCGCCGTGCAGGATCACCAGGGGAGTGCCCCCGTGCCCGTACACGGTGATGTTCTGACGCGTGTGGGAGCCGTACGAGAAGACCCGCCCGGACAGCGGGTCGGGGGCGGCGGTCCCGGCGGCGGCACTGGCGGAGAGGAGCGTTCCGCAGAGGACCAGGGTGAGCAACGTACGGCGCATGGCCAGATGCTCCACCGGTACGGGACCCGGGACCCGCAGAAACGCCAAAAACCGCCGCACCGGGTGGTGCGGCGGCTTTCAGTTCGGGCGATTCGGGTCAGTCGACGACGGCG contains these protein-coding regions:
- a CDS encoding alpha/beta hydrolase → MRRTLLTLVLCGTLLSASAAAGTAAPDPLSGRVFSYGSHTRQNITVYGHGGTPLVILHGGYWSKDTDWSGWARWFAARGFTVYDTDYRLTSDAVWPAQRDDVLAALRWVGRRENGARPLVLGSSAGGQLALQAGTYGSGLSRVRGVVALSPVASPYRAWLAGAERGASPERRELRGAAERLAGCVPDRAGARCWERWGDLAAVSHASGPDDAPLFLVHSTGDFVPVVHSVELATAQRRAGLRDVTVRTVGGSAHGAPLLKEPGMARDVLHWLRGRF